Proteins co-encoded in one Candidatus Hydrogenedentota bacterium genomic window:
- a CDS encoding 2-hydroxyacyl-CoA dehydratase family protein, with protein sequence MSVPPAKISFAEWETRFESCSGSAPDTDGLVPLSRHLREGDARLPKLQYDNSVAALRLWNLVLGEEDRLHEARVAGKKIVGTMKDLGTIPLIAYAAPNLVAFYPDGAWWTPCIMEDSTGLLPVADSLGLGDSFCPVRAMVGAFVTRAHFPLPDMLVCSVGATCDDFSAIAQRLEGLGYPIVWWEMPHRRRPLNGEESVELAAPHRAPVRLMQYVIKELERIRELLSDLSGYSINDEALMQSIRKANRIRAVLRELRELAFTADPCPLPALEVMLAEMLAIHFCSDPAQSESILDDLLTTVKSRAASKQGVLPEGAVRVFWVNPVADLRVLNVLEESGGRLCGTDFMFGHAIEPIPQDTSPMEALARMALSDPMVGTTADRALAICQEAERLKAEAVVISRIPGASHCTYEGRAIRTIVQDRLALPVVEIEVPPVCDSLLPSLRTRLEALIETVLEKRDSCLSQA encoded by the coding sequence ATGAGTGTGCCTCCTGCAAAGATATCGTTTGCCGAATGGGAAACGCGGTTTGAATCGTGTTCCGGGTCCGCCCCGGATACGGATGGGCTTGTCCCCTTGAGCCGCCACCTTCGCGAGGGCGATGCGCGTCTGCCGAAGCTACAGTACGACAATTCCGTCGCGGCGTTGCGACTATGGAACTTGGTTCTCGGCGAGGAAGACCGTCTTCACGAGGCGCGCGTAGCAGGCAAGAAGATCGTGGGAACCATGAAGGACCTGGGCACGATCCCCTTGATTGCATATGCCGCGCCAAATCTCGTCGCGTTTTATCCCGACGGCGCATGGTGGACGCCCTGCATAATGGAGGACAGCACCGGTCTTCTGCCTGTCGCGGATTCGCTAGGCTTGGGAGATTCCTTCTGCCCGGTTCGGGCGATGGTGGGAGCATTCGTCACGCGCGCGCATTTCCCGTTGCCGGATATGCTTGTGTGCAGTGTGGGAGCCACCTGCGACGATTTTTCCGCGATTGCGCAACGCCTTGAAGGGTTAGGGTACCCCATCGTGTGGTGGGAAATGCCTCACCGCCGCCGGCCTTTGAACGGGGAAGAATCCGTTGAATTGGCCGCGCCTCATCGCGCGCCCGTGCGGTTGATGCAGTATGTGATAAAGGAGTTGGAACGCATCCGCGAACTCCTGAGCGATTTGTCCGGCTACAGCATCAATGACGAAGCCTTGATGCAGAGTATCCGCAAGGCTAACCGCATTCGCGCGGTGCTCCGGGAATTGCGCGAGCTTGCCTTCACCGCAGATCCTTGCCCGTTGCCGGCCCTTGAGGTGATGCTTGCGGAGATGTTAGCCATTCATTTTTGTTCCGACCCCGCACAGTCCGAATCGATCTTGGATGACTTGCTTACGACGGTAAAGTCGCGCGCCGCTTCCAAGCAAGGAGTCTTGCCTGAAGGTGCGGTTCGCGTGTTTTGGGTGAACCCCGTAGCGGACCTTCGCGTACTGAATGTGCTGGAAGAGAGCGGAGGACGGCTATGCGGCACCGACTTCATGTTTGGTCATGCCATAGAGCCAATCCCGCAAGACACTTCTCCCATGGAAGCGTTGGCGCGAATGGCACTTTCCGATCCCATGGTTGGGACCACTGCAGATCGCGCCCTCGCGATTTGTCAGGAAGCGGAGCGGCTGAAGGCGGAAGCCGTGGTCATCTCGCGAATTCCGGGCGCGAGTCATTGCACGTATGAAGGTCGCGCGATACGGACCATTGTTCAAGATCGTTTGGCGTTGCCGGTTGTGGAAATTGAGGTTCCTCCCGTGTGCGATTCTCTGTTGCCCTCGTTGCGAACGAGACTGGAGGCCCTCATCGAGACGGTCCTGGAGAAGAGAGACTCATGCTTGTCGCAGGCGTAG
- a CDS encoding 2-hydroxyacyl-CoA dehydratase family protein has translation MNTCDSVSTKPSCGSNNGAVADSGDPLGWFANTISHSLTYAQIQRAQGRPIVGMMCEFTPRELIMAAGAIPVCLCAGSAATIPAAERHLPANLCPMIKSAYGYHVERSNPFLEMSDLIVAETTCDGKKKMYELMAESRAMHVVQLPHEQNGKDALEYWVNELYCLKEALERRFKIEIDETRLRESIHTMNRERSLRRRLAQLMKRDAPPLTGRQLAQLRSNTSGIPEDLRQYERALAMLEGREACPKTAKKVRVLLTGVPMAFGAERVLDIIEGSGGLVVCTESCTGLKPIYEDVDIDAPDLMRALATKYFHLPCSVMSRNTDRLDLLRNLAVEYRPDCVVELIWQACLTYDVESFYVKRLAEEELQIPYLRIETDYAPADSARIQVRVEALLETAKGRKQRV, from the coding sequence GTGAACACGTGTGATTCGGTATCCACGAAACCTTCCTGCGGCAGCAATAACGGGGCCGTTGCGGATTCGGGCGACCCCCTGGGGTGGTTTGCGAATACGATTTCGCACAGCCTGACCTACGCCCAAATCCAGCGCGCGCAAGGCCGGCCGATTGTGGGGATGATGTGCGAGTTCACCCCGCGTGAACTTATTATGGCGGCGGGCGCCATACCGGTGTGCCTGTGCGCGGGGTCCGCGGCCACGATTCCCGCGGCGGAACGGCATCTGCCCGCGAATCTCTGTCCCATGATCAAATCCGCATACGGCTACCATGTGGAACGGTCGAATCCGTTTCTCGAAATGTCGGACCTGATCGTTGCGGAGACAACCTGCGACGGCAAGAAGAAGATGTATGAGTTGATGGCCGAATCGAGAGCGATGCATGTGGTTCAACTTCCACATGAGCAAAATGGGAAAGACGCCCTCGAATACTGGGTTAACGAGCTGTATTGCCTGAAGGAGGCGCTTGAGCGGAGATTCAAGATAGAGATTGACGAGACCAGACTGCGCGAGTCCATACACACGATGAATCGTGAGCGTTCGTTACGTCGAAGACTGGCTCAGTTGATGAAGCGCGACGCGCCGCCTTTGACGGGGAGGCAACTCGCGCAACTGCGCTCGAATACTTCCGGAATCCCCGAGGACCTCCGGCAATACGAGCGGGCCTTGGCCATGCTGGAAGGACGTGAGGCGTGCCCCAAAACGGCGAAGAAGGTGCGTGTACTGCTGACCGGTGTTCCAATGGCGTTCGGGGCCGAACGTGTGCTCGACATAATCGAAGGCTCTGGGGGGCTTGTCGTTTGTACGGAGAGCTGTACGGGACTGAAGCCGATCTATGAAGACGTCGACATTGACGCGCCGGATCTCATGCGCGCTCTCGCGACCAAGTACTTCCATTTACCGTGTTCCGTCATGTCGCGAAATACGGACCGTCTGGATCTTTTGCGCAACCTTGCGGTCGAGTACCGGCCCGATTGTGTCGTCGAGCTTATTTGGCAGGCGTGTTTAACGTATGATGTTGAGTCCTTCTACGTGAAACGTCTCGCGGAGGAGGAGCTTCAGATTCCGTATCTTCGTATCGAGACCGATTATGCTCCGGCGGACTCGGCGCGCATTCAAGTGCGCGTCGAAGCTCTGCTTGAAACGGCCAAAGGACGTAAACAGCGAGTTTGA
- the selD gene encoding selenide, water dikinase SelD — protein MPEQGIAVDPIRRETVMSRSQKLGHCVCNLKQPCPCPELVEQNICHCAGERPANKPKNIALTKHVRKAGCASKIGQADLLQIIKNLPSVTDPRVLLGAAAGDDAGVYRLDEHRSLVQTVDVFTPCVDDPYLFGQIAAANSLSDVYAMGGQPLTALSIVGFPIDELDGSIMEAMLRGGMDKLAEANCALLGGHSINDPEIKCGFAVTGLIDTERVVARDRALPGDVLVLTKPLGTGLAAYAAQLGRCEPDALTDAGMAMATLNKDAAELMCRYQAHACTDITGFGLAGHLVSMARGSGVVAEVDMTRLPVFGIAAACLREEILPGAVDRNRAYAMAWMRITDDGHPENLPILFDPQTSGGLLIALPEDRAAQLVADLNARGHKGVAVIGRIRASEDGEGRVAVTNTQLSNFVGALPSLKTATTEESHVTDSVEDGTSCCGDLFEEQGTNEAEVLAVFQDFMKKANEPGRIDRRAKKLMAVILSIAHKCKPCLAIHLKGALAMGISQAEIDEAANLAIAFGGCTAMVFYKEAVDELAAQRAKNRGGKE, from the coding sequence ATGCCTGAACAGGGGATAGCGGTCGATCCTATCCGGCGCGAAACCGTTATGTCTCGCTCGCAGAAGCTGGGTCACTGTGTGTGCAACCTCAAGCAACCGTGTCCGTGCCCGGAACTCGTGGAGCAGAATATCTGTCACTGCGCGGGCGAGCGGCCCGCCAATAAGCCGAAAAACATTGCCCTGACCAAGCATGTGCGCAAGGCGGGGTGCGCATCCAAGATCGGCCAAGCCGATCTCCTTCAGATTATCAAGAATCTTCCTTCGGTGACGGACCCACGCGTACTTCTGGGTGCTGCAGCGGGTGATGACGCCGGGGTGTATCGCCTTGATGAACACCGTTCGCTTGTCCAAACCGTGGACGTATTCACGCCTTGCGTCGACGATCCCTATTTGTTCGGCCAGATCGCTGCGGCAAATTCGTTGAGCGACGTCTATGCAATGGGAGGGCAACCGCTGACGGCCCTGTCCATTGTCGGATTCCCAATCGATGAACTTGATGGGTCCATCATGGAGGCGATGTTGCGTGGCGGTATGGACAAGCTGGCCGAGGCGAACTGCGCCTTGCTCGGCGGGCACAGCATTAACGATCCCGAGATCAAGTGCGGATTCGCAGTTACCGGTCTGATCGACACCGAACGGGTCGTTGCGCGCGATCGGGCGTTGCCCGGCGACGTGCTCGTATTGACCAAACCGCTGGGTACCGGGCTGGCGGCGTATGCGGCCCAGTTGGGGCGTTGTGAACCGGACGCGTTAACAGATGCAGGCATGGCGATGGCGACCCTCAACAAGGATGCCGCCGAACTGATGTGCCGGTATCAGGCGCATGCGTGCACGGACATCACCGGATTCGGTCTCGCGGGCCACTTGGTCTCGATGGCACGCGGAAGCGGCGTCGTTGCCGAGGTGGATATGACGCGGCTTCCCGTTTTCGGAATCGCGGCCGCGTGTTTGCGGGAAGAGATATTACCTGGAGCCGTCGATCGGAACCGTGCTTATGCGATGGCGTGGATGCGGATAACGGATGATGGGCACCCTGAGAATCTGCCGATCCTGTTCGACCCGCAAACGTCGGGAGGATTGTTGATCGCTTTACCGGAAGACAGGGCCGCGCAGTTGGTGGCGGACTTGAATGCCCGCGGCCACAAGGGCGTGGCAGTCATCGGCCGCATACGAGCATCGGAAGACGGCGAGGGACGCGTGGCCGTAACAAACACCCAACTGAGCAACTTTGTGGGAGCATTGCCATCCCTCAAGACGGCAACTACGGAGGAAAGTCACGTGACGGATTCGGTTGAGGACGGCACGTCGTGCTGCGGCGATCTCTTCGAAGAGCAAGGGACCAACGAGGCCGAAGTCCTAGCCGTATTCCAGGACTTCATGAAGAAGGCCAATGAGCCAGGGCGTATTGACCGGCGTGCGAAGAAGTTGATGGCCGTCATTCTTTCGATTGCGCACAAGTGCAAGCCGTGCCTGGCCATTCACCTCAAGGGCGCGTTGGCCATGGGCATCTCCCAGGCCGAGATCGACGAGGCCGCCAACCTCGCTATCGCGTTCGGCGGATGCACGGCGATGGTGTTCTACAAGGAAGCCGTCGACGAGCTCGCTGCGCAACGAGCAAAGAACCGGGGGGGAAAGGAGTAG
- a CDS encoding 4Fe-4S binding protein, translating to MLENLRVRTIERRVTQVLSLIALHSSWGPEFKWLCNPVLSCHSCVLAWFACPVGVFVHYSGFHTIPFLALGMVLLLGVTVGRLLCGWVCPFGFLQDLLYKIPSPKFHLPAWTAKLKYVVLALTVIALPFVFGEQTWLSFCRVCPASALQVTIPNIIIGGVSTLSVASIVKLAILVVVLVAAVLSSRSFCKVICPIGAILAPLNLLSFWKIKVPTQNCSGCQKCNHACPQDGLPQLRVAQGVSASRTAECVFCYECQTTCPMPLLEAQARAEEGQS from the coding sequence ATGCTTGAGAATCTGAGAGTACGTACCATTGAGCGAAGGGTCACACAAGTCCTATCGCTGATAGCTCTGCACAGTTCATGGGGGCCGGAGTTCAAATGGCTCTGCAACCCCGTGTTGAGTTGTCATTCGTGCGTTTTGGCGTGGTTCGCGTGCCCGGTGGGCGTTTTTGTTCACTACTCGGGTTTTCACACGATTCCGTTCCTTGCCCTGGGAATGGTGCTGCTGCTCGGCGTTACCGTGGGCAGGCTTCTCTGCGGGTGGGTCTGTCCGTTTGGCTTCCTGCAGGACCTGCTGTACAAGATCCCCAGCCCGAAGTTCCATCTCCCGGCCTGGACGGCAAAACTTAAATACGTCGTACTGGCGCTAACCGTGATCGCGTTGCCGTTCGTTTTCGGTGAGCAGACGTGGCTGTCATTCTGCCGAGTATGCCCGGCTTCGGCGCTTCAAGTCACCATTCCCAACATCATAATCGGTGGCGTATCCACGCTGAGCGTGGCGTCGATAGTTAAGCTGGCCATCCTTGTCGTGGTTCTTGTCGCGGCAGTGCTGAGCAGCCGGTCCTTCTGCAAAGTCATCTGCCCGATCGGGGCAATTCTTGCACCGCTCAATCTGTTGTCGTTCTGGAAGATTAAGGTGCCGACCCAGAACTGCTCGGGATGTCAGAAGTGCAACCATGCGTGTCCGCAAGACGGGTTGCCGCAACTGCGTGTAGCGCAAGGTGTCTCTGCCAGCCGCACGGCGGAATGCGTGTTTTGCTACGAGTGTCAGACCACCTGCCCGATGCCGTTGCTTGAGGCGCAGGCGCGCGCGGAGGAAGGCCAATCATGA
- a CDS encoding 2-hydroxyacyl-CoA dehydratase family protein: MPTTNIPIAYVSPFIPREWVAAHGCTPIRVTARAARGTTFDGQGVCYFCHSLAESMMQVEEAAAVVMATTCDQMRRMAERLSTELSKPVFLMNVPATWRTETARTIYRDELRRLGDFLVELGGRRPSVDEFVAAANACGQRADDLLYSRGGNFNSAESRGDSIPILLLGSPDLREHEELVECIRQAGGHVEVDGREGVERTYPLSIDKVLAEQDPIEAMVDAYFDQIPGAFRRPNDALYTWVEQVVKTRGICGAIVGHYVSCDPWHAESHRLKERLDIPCLVLDYDECPDISERAKGRIHAFMETLR; encoded by the coding sequence ATGCCGACGACAAACATCCCCATCGCCTACGTGTCGCCCTTTATACCTCGCGAGTGGGTCGCGGCACACGGTTGCACGCCCATCCGCGTAACGGCACGTGCCGCGCGCGGAACCACATTCGATGGTCAAGGCGTCTGCTACTTTTGCCATTCCTTGGCAGAATCCATGATGCAAGTGGAGGAAGCGGCGGCTGTGGTGATGGCGACCACGTGCGATCAGATGCGCCGCATGGCGGAACGCCTATCCACCGAACTCTCGAAGCCGGTCTTTCTCATGAATGTTCCCGCGACGTGGCGAACTGAGACTGCGCGCACGATCTATCGCGACGAATTGCGGCGCTTGGGCGACTTCTTGGTGGAACTCGGAGGGCGCCGCCCATCGGTAGACGAGTTCGTCGCCGCGGCGAACGCATGCGGTCAACGCGCCGACGATCTATTGTACTCGCGCGGAGGCAATTTCAATTCCGCCGAATCCAGGGGAGACTCGATTCCAATTCTTCTTTTGGGAAGTCCTGACTTGCGGGAGCATGAAGAGCTTGTCGAGTGTATTCGCCAAGCGGGAGGTCACGTCGAGGTCGATGGGCGGGAGGGCGTAGAACGCACGTACCCGTTGTCCATCGACAAGGTGCTCGCGGAACAAGACCCCATCGAGGCGATGGTCGATGCGTACTTCGATCAGATTCCAGGGGCATTCCGCAGGCCGAACGACGCGCTATACACGTGGGTGGAGCAGGTTGTGAAGACGCGGGGCATCTGCGGGGCAATCGTTGGGCACTATGTGTCGTGCGACCCCTGGCATGCGGAGAGCCACCGGCTTAAGGAACGATTGGACATACCATGTCTTGTGCTTGACTACGACGAATGCCCTGATATCAGCGAGCGCGCAAAGGGGCGAATTCATGCGTTTATGGAGACCCTGCGATGA
- a CDS encoding class I SAM-dependent methyltransferase yields MLASPLFDWCGGEVREGKDLRVKTLSAVRLEDVQAVYGGAEGTLWELLMGEQIHIGGFESSLDLAQNAGIAPGMHGVDLCCCTGAGMRFLCRVCGVDHMTGVDATERVVTLGRSRCEAEGLADRIDFVPGLATDTGLQEGKFDFVWGEDAWCYVEDKQALVAEAARLVRPGGVVAFTDWIEGEAGLSQEESERFLSFMKFPSLWDRETYLEALEASGCIPQIAADTGRFGPFAQLYSTLLSSQFRLDALKIIGFDETVMRAIEGEMAFVVELAQAGKIAQGLFVARKSGG; encoded by the coding sequence ATGCTTGCGTCGCCTCTTTTTGATTGGTGCGGGGGCGAAGTCCGCGAGGGAAAGGATTTGCGCGTGAAGACATTGTCGGCAGTTCGCTTGGAGGATGTTCAGGCCGTTTATGGCGGGGCCGAGGGTACGTTGTGGGAATTGCTGATGGGAGAACAAATCCACATCGGTGGATTCGAATCATCTCTGGATCTTGCGCAAAACGCTGGGATAGCACCCGGAATGCATGGAGTGGACCTTTGTTGCTGCACCGGAGCGGGGATGCGGTTTCTGTGTCGCGTGTGCGGCGTTGACCACATGACTGGCGTCGATGCCACCGAGCGCGTTGTGACGCTTGGGCGGTCCCGTTGCGAGGCAGAAGGATTGGCAGACAGGATTGACTTCGTCCCCGGCTTGGCGACAGATACCGGACTGCAAGAGGGGAAGTTCGATTTCGTGTGGGGGGAGGATGCCTGGTGTTACGTCGAGGACAAGCAAGCGCTGGTCGCCGAAGCGGCGCGACTGGTGAGGCCGGGCGGCGTTGTTGCATTCACGGATTGGATTGAAGGAGAAGCGGGACTTTCACAAGAAGAATCGGAGCGATTCCTGTCCTTCATGAAGTTTCCGTCGCTGTGGGACCGCGAGACGTATTTGGAGGCGTTGGAGGCGAGCGGATGCATCCCGCAAATTGCGGCGGATACAGGGCGCTTTGGCCCATTTGCGCAACTGTATTCGACGCTTCTGTCGTCGCAGTTTCGGCTGGATGCATTGAAGATAATTGGCTTCGATGAAACGGTCATGCGGGCCATCGAAGGCGAGATGGCGTTTGTCGTCGAATTGGCGCAAGCGGGGAAGATAGCACAAGGCCTATTCGTCGCGCGCAAGAGTGGCGGATAA
- the selA gene encoding L-seryl-tRNA(Sec) selenium transferase gives MNDTNAPNDPRTRLPSVSKLLDTPECQSYVARYSRPIVLDAVRSVLDGYRNTLDKIEAVPGVEVVLEQTRLRLEEDSLDRLRPVVNATGIILHTGLGRAVLPRQAAQALGQQDRCCNIQIDLASGLRGKRNYECQRLLCALTGAEDALLVNNNAAATLLILASLCAGKDVIVSRGQLIEIGGSYRLPDCVHQSGAHLVEVGTTNKTHLRDYEAALTEETGAILRVNPSNYRIVGFSKEVSIGELVSLKEKTPALVIDDLGCGALVDLTQFGLPHEPTVQESVAAGADLVCFSGDKLIGGPQCGIIVGKKALVQRIRKHPLTRMLRVCKLTDVALEHTLRLFLTPETLVANNPTLRMLAAPVNELKSAAVLLKEQLDAAGTSFTVSVEAGESAMGGGSLPATPIPTCLLTVRDGGMSAERLSALLRRNEPPIIARIADDKVVFDMRTLLEGEAAIVLEALKRLSA, from the coding sequence ATGAACGACACGAACGCTCCCAACGATCCGCGTACACGGCTCCCATCAGTCTCTAAACTGCTGGATACACCGGAATGCCAGTCGTATGTCGCCCGGTATTCCCGGCCAATCGTCTTGGATGCGGTCCGTTCTGTTCTCGATGGGTATAGAAACACTCTTGACAAAATCGAGGCCGTTCCTGGCGTCGAGGTAGTGCTTGAGCAGACCCGCCTGCGCCTGGAAGAGGATTCTCTTGACCGTCTTCGTCCGGTCGTCAACGCGACGGGAATCATCCTTCACACGGGCTTGGGCCGGGCCGTGCTGCCGCGTCAGGCCGCGCAGGCGCTTGGGCAGCAAGACCGGTGCTGCAACATACAGATTGACCTCGCGTCCGGTTTGCGAGGCAAGCGCAATTACGAGTGCCAGCGGCTGCTTTGCGCGCTGACCGGCGCGGAGGACGCGCTTCTCGTCAACAATAACGCCGCCGCGACCCTGCTAATCCTGGCCTCATTGTGCGCGGGCAAAGACGTAATCGTATCCCGGGGGCAGCTTATCGAGATAGGCGGCTCCTACCGTCTGCCCGACTGCGTGCATCAGAGCGGAGCGCACCTCGTCGAAGTGGGAACGACCAATAAAACGCATCTACGCGATTACGAGGCCGCGCTAACGGAAGAGACGGGAGCGATTCTCCGGGTCAATCCCAGCAACTACCGCATTGTTGGATTCTCCAAGGAAGTCTCCATAGGCGAGTTGGTTAGTTTGAAGGAAAAGACGCCGGCGCTTGTCATAGACGACTTGGGGTGCGGTGCGCTCGTCGATCTGACTCAGTTCGGTTTGCCGCACGAGCCTACCGTGCAAGAGAGCGTGGCGGCAGGAGCCGACCTTGTGTGTTTCAGCGGAGACAAGCTCATTGGGGGTCCTCAATGCGGGATCATCGTGGGCAAGAAGGCATTGGTACAGCGGATTCGCAAGCACCCGCTGACACGAATGCTGCGCGTGTGCAAGCTGACCGACGTGGCGCTGGAGCACACGCTGCGGTTGTTCCTTACTCCCGAAACGCTCGTCGCGAACAATCCCACGCTCAGAATGTTGGCGGCTCCGGTCAACGAATTGAAGTCGGCCGCCGTCTTACTGAAGGAGCAGTTGGACGCCGCCGGGACCTCGTTCACCGTTTCGGTGGAAGCAGGGGAGAGTGCCATGGGGGGCGGATCGCTTCCGGCGACTCCGATTCCGACCTGTCTGTTGACGGTACGTGACGGTGGCATGTCAGCCGAACGATTGAGTGCGTTGTTGCGGCGCAACGAGCCGCCCATTATTGCCCGTATCGCGGACGACAAGGTCGTATTCGATATGCGGACCTTGTTGGAAGGCGAGGCCGCCATCGTGCTTGAGGCCCTCAAGCGGCTCAGCGCGTGA
- the selB gene encoding selenocysteine-specific translation elongation factor — MSPLPSTVRRPPGLLTKEQDPDVVMMVCTAGHVDHGKTSLVKLLTGCNTDKLKAEQDRGMTIELGFAPCFLGGNECVGIVDVPGHESFIRNMVAGVSGIDLCVLVIAADDGIMPQTVEHVQIMELLGVRRGIVALTKIDLVPEEMVAQRVEEIAAYLQTTFLAGSSICPVSSETGAGFFEFYDVLVKAIRSLQKQRREGVFRMPIERSFLQPGFGAIVTGVAIAGRISVGDAVEIVPGHRIGKVRGMQRFLRSTGEAEYAQCLALNIAEPGKEAFERGQIVSLPGYLRESAIFHVRIQTVSEVSPPLRNAEAIKFHIGTAEEVGKVYLLEDAELGASASALATIQLNRPVAAVAYDRFILRRASPHATIAGGRILDIVYEPHRPPKKHALEILRTQEAFLGIDSKTLFALDTGDETFAMRLIQHRLKTVFRHGATADALAHATVMTPAMVERSLDALVKEGSVSAMGEGAFIDSQTYRESLDEVVARLNHARDVEGAMTVTLSALRQSLDWPDALWKRVRRELEDRKLAEFRGNQIVLQGAESSLRADERLLLGKILGIYREQGFHSPRPEELPELTGGTPAQTERLLEFLCHDGRLVRLAKNVVLSREHCLKAQELVISIIQEKGVLDSADFKYAIDSSRKYALSILDFFDARHVTVRQGNDRKLAPNYQRNVLTP; from the coding sequence GTGTCGCCGTTACCCAGCACCGTTCGCCGGCCGCCTGGCCTGCTCACGAAAGAGCAGGATCCGGATGTCGTGATGATGGTGTGCACGGCGGGGCACGTCGACCACGGGAAGACGAGTTTGGTCAAGCTGCTGACGGGCTGCAATACCGACAAGCTCAAAGCCGAACAAGATCGGGGCATGACCATCGAGCTGGGGTTTGCCCCGTGCTTCCTGGGCGGCAACGAGTGCGTCGGCATTGTGGACGTGCCGGGTCACGAGAGTTTCATCCGCAACATGGTGGCGGGCGTGTCGGGAATCGATCTGTGCGTTCTCGTGATTGCCGCGGACGACGGAATCATGCCGCAGACCGTCGAACACGTGCAGATAATGGAACTATTGGGCGTGCGACGTGGGATTGTCGCGCTTACGAAGATCGACCTTGTACCCGAGGAAATGGTGGCGCAACGTGTCGAGGAAATCGCGGCGTATCTTCAGACTACGTTTCTGGCCGGGTCGTCCATATGCCCCGTATCGTCGGAAACCGGAGCCGGTTTCTTCGAATTCTACGACGTGCTCGTGAAAGCTATTCGCTCCCTTCAGAAACAGCGCCGCGAAGGCGTGTTTCGCATGCCCATCGAGCGGAGCTTCCTGCAACCGGGATTCGGGGCCATTGTGACGGGCGTCGCTATCGCCGGGCGAATCTCCGTGGGCGACGCCGTGGAAATTGTACCGGGTCACCGCATTGGAAAAGTCCGGGGAATGCAGCGTTTTCTTCGCAGCACCGGAGAGGCGGAGTACGCCCAATGCCTGGCGTTGAACATCGCGGAACCTGGAAAGGAAGCCTTCGAGAGGGGACAGATCGTTTCGCTGCCCGGCTACCTGCGGGAATCCGCCATCTTTCATGTGCGTATCCAGACAGTCTCGGAGGTATCGCCGCCTTTACGCAACGCCGAGGCAATCAAGTTCCACATCGGCACAGCGGAAGAGGTGGGCAAAGTCTACCTGCTGGAGGATGCGGAACTCGGGGCGTCCGCTTCCGCGTTGGCGACCATTCAGTTGAATCGTCCCGTAGCGGCCGTCGCCTATGATCGTTTTATTCTCCGACGCGCATCTCCTCATGCGACTATTGCAGGTGGCCGCATTCTTGACATTGTTTACGAGCCGCACCGACCGCCCAAAAAACACGCCTTGGAGATTCTGCGAACCCAAGAGGCCTTTCTGGGGATAGATTCCAAGACGTTGTTTGCGCTCGACACCGGAGACGAGACGTTCGCAATGCGACTGATTCAACATCGTCTGAAGACCGTGTTTCGCCACGGGGCCACGGCGGATGCCTTGGCTCACGCCACAGTCATGACGCCCGCCATGGTGGAACGGTCGCTCGACGCGCTTGTCAAGGAAGGGAGCGTGTCCGCGATGGGTGAAGGCGCTTTCATCGATAGCCAAACCTATCGAGAGAGCCTGGACGAAGTGGTAGCGCGCCTGAATCACGCGCGCGACGTAGAAGGGGCGATGACCGTGACGTTGAGCGCGTTGCGGCAGAGTCTCGACTGGCCAGATGCGCTTTGGAAGCGGGTTCGCCGCGAGTTGGAGGACCGCAAACTCGCGGAATTCCGTGGCAACCAGATTGTGCTTCAGGGGGCCGAGTCCTCACTCAGGGCAGATGAGCGTCTATTATTAGGGAAGATTCTCGGAATCTATCGCGAACAGGGGTTTCATTCGCCCAGACCCGAGGAATTACCCGAGTTGACCGGTGGCACGCCGGCGCAAACGGAGCGCCTTCTCGAGTTTCTCTGCCACGACGGACGTCTCGTCCGGCTGGCTAAGAACGTCGTTCTGAGCAGAGAACACTGCCTGAAGGCGCAGGAGTTAGTTATCAGCATCATTCAAGAGAAGGGGGTGCTTGACAGCGCCGATTTCAAGTACGCCATCGACTCGTCGCGCAAGTATGCGCTTTCTATTCTCGACTTTTTCGATGCGCGCCACGTGACGGTTCGGCAGGGAAATGACCGAAAGCTGGCGCCCAACTACCAGCGGAACGTGCTGACACCATGA